A portion of the Sphaerochaeta sp. genome contains these proteins:
- a CDS encoding aldehyde dehydrogenase: MDLNEEINALRDAFRSGKTYERAWRVQQLTTLKKALAASEGALSEALRLDLGKDVYESYITEIGMVYGEIDYALKHLGGWMHPRRVAGALANYPSSNYIIPQPVGVVLIMSPWNYPVQLTLAPLVAAFSAGDVAVVKPSRYSTHTSAALKQMLDGAFPADVVRTYEGGSEMNTALLAQRFDHIFFTGSPKVGKVVMEAASKYLTPVTLELGGKSPVVIDETADIPLAARRIAWGKCLNAGQTCVAPDYVLVDRRKMDAFIKAFGAEVKQMYTDDPLTCPDFPHIINEKHYQRLRGLLGSGKIVLGGTHDDATRKIAPTILENPDPQSPVMQEEIFGPILPVIPFDDFDGALAFINDREHPLALYLFSNNHERQDHVVHHLLYGGGCINDCVCHLANPNMPFGGVGSSGMGRYHGKDGFETFSHLKSILVKPAHPDIPLRYAPYKGKLKTAKKLM; the protein is encoded by the coding sequence ATGGATCTGAACGAGGAAATCAATGCGCTTCGTGACGCGTTCCGAAGCGGCAAGACGTATGAGCGGGCCTGGCGGGTACAGCAACTGACCACACTGAAAAAAGCGCTGGCAGCATCCGAAGGGGCGCTTTCCGAAGCCCTCCGCCTCGACTTGGGCAAGGATGTGTACGAATCGTACATCACGGAGATCGGGATGGTGTACGGGGAGATCGACTACGCCCTGAAGCATCTGGGCGGCTGGATGCATCCCCGCCGTGTGGCCGGCGCCCTGGCAAACTATCCGTCTTCCAACTACATCATTCCCCAACCGGTCGGCGTTGTGTTGATCATGAGCCCATGGAACTATCCCGTACAGCTGACGCTGGCCCCGTTGGTGGCGGCTTTCAGCGCGGGAGATGTGGCGGTGGTAAAGCCATCCCGCTACAGCACCCATACCAGCGCGGCGCTGAAGCAGATGCTGGATGGCGCGTTCCCTGCGGATGTGGTCCGGACCTACGAAGGGGGGTCGGAGATGAACACCGCGCTTCTGGCCCAGCGGTTCGACCACATCTTCTTCACCGGCAGCCCCAAGGTAGGGAAAGTCGTTATGGAAGCGGCCAGCAAATACCTGACGCCGGTGACGTTGGAGCTGGGCGGCAAAAGCCCGGTGGTCATTGACGAGACGGCGGACATTCCCCTGGCGGCGCGCCGCATCGCCTGGGGCAAGTGCCTCAACGCGGGACAGACCTGCGTCGCCCCGGACTACGTGCTGGTCGACCGACGCAAGATGGACGCGTTCATCAAAGCGTTTGGCGCCGAGGTCAAACAGATGTATACCGACGACCCCCTCACCTGCCCTGATTTTCCCCATATCATCAACGAGAAACACTACCAGAGGCTGCGGGGACTGCTGGGTTCGGGGAAGATCGTCCTGGGAGGCACCCACGACGACGCGACACGGAAGATTGCGCCGACCATTCTGGAGAATCCCGACCCCCAGAGTCCGGTGATGCAGGAGGAGATCTTCGGCCCGATCCTCCCCGTCATTCCGTTCGATGATTTTGATGGCGCGCTGGCGTTCATCAATGACCGGGAGCATCCGCTCGCGTTGTATCTGTTCTCCAACAATCATGAACGACAGGATCACGTCGTCCACCATTTGCTGTACGGAGGCGGCTGCATCAACGACTGCGTCTGCCACCTGGCCAACCCCAACATGCCCTTTGGCGGCGTCGGGTCCAGCGGCATGGGCCGCTATCATGGAAAAGATGGATTCGAGACGTTCAGCCATTTGAAGAGCATCTTGGTCAAACCGGCCCACCCGGACATCCCGCTCCGCTACGCGCCATACAAGGGAAAACTGAAGACGGCGAAGAAGCTGATGTAA
- a CDS encoding MgtC/SapB family protein — protein sequence METFYAMNLQYLTRILVSAFFGACIGFEREKRFKTAGIRTHILVALSSCLMMIVSKYGFWDVLGTKGVSLDVSRIAAGVVTAIGFLGAGVIFVRKESITGVTTAAGLWATVGVGIATGAGMFLLSGCTTLLILLIQFLLHRPLKIFASQLFGTIQMVVPADLFTKEMLDKTFAEKKIQIKNMQMDRDGDNIVLRLGVVFPQEFGEESIMKEFKEYPYISSIEYYPSN from the coding sequence ATGGAAACTTTTTATGCGATGAATCTGCAGTATCTCACCAGAATCCTTGTCTCCGCCTTTTTCGGTGCGTGCATCGGATTCGAGCGTGAAAAACGGTTCAAGACCGCCGGTATCAGGACGCACATTTTGGTTGCGCTCTCTTCGTGTCTGATGATGATCGTTTCCAAATACGGATTCTGGGACGTCCTTGGAACCAAAGGGGTGTCGTTAGATGTCTCACGTATCGCCGCCGGCGTCGTCACCGCCATCGGTTTTCTCGGTGCCGGTGTGATCTTCGTCCGTAAGGAAAGCATCACCGGCGTGACCACCGCGGCGGGCCTGTGGGCCACGGTGGGCGTAGGCATCGCCACCGGTGCCGGCATGTTTCTCCTCAGCGGTTGCACCACCCTCCTGATCCTGTTGATCCAGTTCCTGCTGCACCGACCACTGAAGATCTTTGCTTCCCAGCTGTTCGGCACCATCCAAATGGTGGTTCCCGCCGATCTGTTCACCAAAGAGATGCTGGACAAGACCTTTGCGGAAAAGAAGATCCAGATCAAGAACATGCAGATGGACCGGGATGGAGACAATATCGTGCTCCGGCTAGGCGTCGTCTTCCCCCAGGAATTCGGAGAAGAGTCCATCATGAAGGAGTTCAAGGAGTATCCGTACATCTCCAGCATCGAATATTACCCGTCCAACTGA